In a single window of the Zonotrichia albicollis isolate bZonAlb1 chromosome 23, bZonAlb1.hap1, whole genome shotgun sequence genome:
- the LOC141731495 gene encoding uncharacterized protein LOC141731495, producing MSSAGEDPAGDEWGLPGPPCFAAGGGETAPSEEVFFTLSPEPAQTEPSPPPPSLPPGGWEWAVPLEPVPLVPPLPALRPPSRPASPARPPLQAIPSPPLQAVPPTASQASPPLPAPASENAEEALPVAAELLSDDDASPASGSAGELFSPAPLPLPSASSPPQAETVPVQDGAGDGAEPAGPSEQPAAAPTSSGIPSPVPASPPLPAQAAPAVLPLSEAVSSVSASETALEPAACSSSDHPGPVAVAGAPAAGLPFRGAGAARQLTGGTARLPAFKISILGGFGGGFSGIVPWRLPSLPPLLRPSGGGQVHPESSASDLQPGGGGDDAMGRMRHKPNALQGKRAQMEETIAGLLWETNISRPRMGSLGKASISLLLACLSGFGERKRVPTRAAIVLAAGCRPVGMQGLPHGFGLGRWAQEVFGPGPAFGLLVFLGVEVSPTGPGPPLRASFGVPGPSWARAPKAFPSLALLCFAAALFFFDHKKKKKKKKKLNKKD from the coding sequence ATGTCCTCAGCGGGAGAAGACCCGGcgggggatgagtgggggctGCCCGGCCCCCCCTGCTTCGCGGCGGGGGGGGGCGAAACTGCGCCGAgcgaagaagttttttttactctttccccGGAGCCTGCGCAGACGGAACCTTctcccccccctccttctctccctccggggggatgggaatgggcGGTCCCGCTCGAACCAGTGCCGTTggtgccgcccctgccagcgctgCGTCCGCCTTCAAGACCCGCCTCACCGGCGCGGCCGCCACTCCAGGCGATCCCATCTCCGCCTCTCCAGGCAGTCCCGCCCACGGCTTCACAGGCCtccccgcccctgccagcgcctgcgtctgagaatgcagaagaggcacttcctgtggctgctgagttgCTAAGCGACGACGACGCGTCTCCAGCTTCCGGCTCAGCGGGGGAGTTGTTCTCTCCGGCCCCTCTGCCGCTTCCATCGGCCTCCTCGCCACCTCAAGCCGAGACGGTCCCTgttcaggatggtgctggagacgGCGCCGAACCTGCGGGACCCTCGGAACAACCCGCGGCCGCTCCTACATCCAGCGGGATTCCCTCCCCGGTTCCGGCTTCCCCCCCgctgcctgcacaggctgccccagcagtcctGCCGTTGTCAGAGGCTGTGTCCTCCGTGTCGGCGTCAGAGACTGCCCTGGAACCGGCGGCTTGTTCGAGCTCGGACCATCCCGGACCGGTTGCTGTAGCAGGGGCCCCGGCGGCTGGTCTTCCCTTCCGTGGAGCGGGGGCTGCCCGCCAGCTGACTGGGGGGACAGCCCGTCTCCCTGCTTTTAAGATCAGCATTCTCGGCGGGTTCGGGGGTGGTTTTTCGGGGATTGTCCCATGgaggctgccatctctgccgcctctcttgcgccctagtggcggggggcaggtgcatcccgagagctctgcctctgatctccagcccggagggggtggggatgaTGCCATGGGGCGGATGAGACACAAACCCAATGCATTGCAGGGGAagagggcacagatggaggagaccatagctggtttgctgtgggAAACAAACATCTCCAGACCCCGGATGGGATCTCTGGGGAaggcttctatttccctgctgctggcatgcctcagtggttttggggaaaggaaGCGTGTCCCCACTCgtgctgccattgtactggcagcagggtgcaggcctgtgggaatgcagggcctgcctcatgggtttggcctgggccgttgggctcaggaagtttttgggccagggccagcatttGGCCTCTTGGTGTTTCTGGGGGTTGAGGTTTCTCCTACTGGTCCTGGTCCCCCTTTGCgggccagttttggggttcctggtccatcatgggccagggcccccaaggcctttccttctctggcactgctctgttttgctgctgctcttttctttttcgatcacaaaaaaaaaaaaaaaaaaaaaaaaaaattaaataaaaaagactga